The segment TTATAGGGTAGTGGATTTCGCCAGAAATCCGTAACTCAAATGTTCTTAGGGACTTCTGGCGAAGTCCACTACGTCCCAACTCGCAGTTTTAACCTTGACGGTCCACTAGGCGATCGGCAGCGCCGTCGGACGTCGGCTGCGAAGTCGATCATGTTTCTTCGTGTTCGGATCGGGAAATTGTCGGCCGAACAACGCATCGGCGTACTCGTCAAGTTGTTCGGGGGTTTCGAAATACTTCTCGTAACACCAGTCGTCTTCGAATTCGCACTCGTCGGTCGTGTAATCACGGCAAATTTGTGGACGGGTCTCATAGATCCCGCATCGATGATCCTGTTGCAAATGCTTGCAGGTGGTGTACACCAACAGGTACCAAGTTTCGCCTTCGACAAACACTGTGGCGTGTTCGTGCAGCAAGTACCAGCGGATAAAATCGAAGTCACGACGAGTAACGGGTTCATCGATCGCCAGTGCGAAGTAATGACAACATTTCGCGCTACAATGTTCGCAGAGGTTCGCATCCTTGGGGAAATCTCGACGGCGGCGAATCGTGGTTGACAAAGCGGCTTGGGACACGTTCGGAAGATCCTGAAAAAGCAAGTGGTGGTTCTGTCGCACTGGAAAATGCAGTAAAAACTAGCATCGCCAGCGTCGTTGGCAAGGTATCATCCTTCGGAGTCGGATTCAGTGGAAGTCGTCATCACCGCACTTGGGCCAGATAATTCAGGATTGGCGGACCCGATCATTCACCATGTGACGGGCCGCGGTGCCCGTATTTCTGAAATCCAAATGTATGACCATGACGAGGAGCAACTGTTTGCGATGCTGTGTCGGATCGATGTTCCCGATGCGGAACTCGACAAATTGACCGATGCGATGCGCCAAATTGGCGAAGTCACAGGGCTTGCGATTCGCGTCTGGAGCAGCGAGCGACGAGCGGCACGCCCTCGATTGGCTGTCTGCGGTACGTTTCTCGAACACACTCCGCGAGCCATTTTGCAGGCCGTTCGGGATGGAATTATCCACGCAGAAGTTCCCGTCCTGATCTCCAACCGCAAGAAATTGGCTCCACTGGCCCGTGAGTTTGGTGTGGACTTCGAAATGATTGGCGACGCACAAGGTGCCGCGGATGATCATAAAATGGTTGCAACACTCGATCGCCACGATATCGACTACGTCGTTCTCGCTCGCTACATGCGAATTCTACCTCCGTCGATCTGTTGGCAATTTGCAGGTGGGCGAATCATCAATTTGCACCACGGCTTGCTACCGGGTTTCCCCGGCTTTCGCCCCTATCACGACGCGTTCAATGCCCGAATGCTCACCTATGGTGCGACTTGCCATTTCATCATTCCGGAACTTGACGCAGGGAATCAAACGATCAATCAGCGTACCTTCTCGGTGGCTCCGGGAACTCGAATCGAGGAGGTGATGCGGATCGGTGAAAGTGAGAACGAGCCGGCCTGTTTAGTGGAAGGCGTTCGTCGGGTGGTCGACCGCGAAGTGTACTTGCATTTTCACCGTGTCGCTGCCCGAAGCAAACCCTAATCGCTGCATGCGGTTGCCCAGTGGCCTTCGGCTGAAGTCCCCTTACCGAAACGCCCCCTTACCGCAAACGCTCTGGCATCTGGCTGTAGCGATGGACCATCGCCGCACTCGTACGGACCACAAAGTCGAGGTCACGCGGATCGTTCTTCAACAAATGATCCGCACCGGGAAGGGAAAGCAAGCTGCAGCAGGGAGTGGAGGCCTCCCCTTGGGATTGATTGATCAGCATCATGATCCGCAGTGCATGATCAAAGCCCACCGTTTCGTCGATCGGCGAATGCAGCAGCAGGGTTGGCAATTTGATGCGACTGATCCGGCTGGCCAGGTCGTATTGGCGATAGTTATCGACCATTTGTTTGCGAATCGTCCATGCCACGCCGCCGATGGTGACCTCCCCCATGCCATCGATATCGATCCGAGGGTTCATTTTCGTCAAACGCACCGCCAAGTGCCATGTGTCACTCGGCGATCCAAGCGAAATTACACTGCGCAGGCTCGATAGAACCGGTTCGGCGGCATCGTCAGGGTGATTCGATCCGGCCAAAGCCAAGGATGCGGCGCCTCCGAAGCTGTGACCATAAAGGGTGGTGACTGGCCCAAGTTCGCCAGCAGCAAAACGAATGGCGGCACGCAGATCCTCCAGATTGGTTGCGAAATTCGTTTGCGAAAAATCGCCACGACTGCCACCAATTCCCGTCATATCGAACCGCAGAACAGCAATCCCCCTTTCGGACAGCCCTCGCGAAACGCGAACAATGGCTTTCAGGTCCTTGCTGCACGTGAAGCAGTGACTCAGTACGACGACGGGGACTGGATCGGTCGTATCGGGGCGATCGATGATTCCCGCAAGCGAATCTCCCATCGCACCTTGAAATTTGACACGATAGGACTTGCGAACCACTTGCAAGCGATTGTCACGCACGTCGACTAAGAACCGTCGCTGAGGTTCTGATTCGGTGCCGTGATTCGGCCCGCTCGAAACGCGTCGGCCATGGCCATCGGCACTTTGGCTTCGGCCAGCACCAACTGCGACCGGTTTTCGGCGACCTTCGCTTTCATTTGCTGCTCTTCGGCAATCGCTTCAGCGCGACGACGTTCCGCTTGAGCCCGGGCCACCCGCGTGTCCGCTTCCGCCTGGTCGCTTTGCAGCCTCGCTCCGATGTTTTCACCCACGTCGATATCGGCGATGTCAATCGAGACGATCTCAAACGCCGTCTGTGCGTCCAACCCACGCGACAACACGACTCGTGTGATCAGGTCGGGGTTTTCAAGGACTTTGAAATGATCTTCCGCAGAACCGATCGAGCTGATGATGGCTTCCCCAACTCGCGCGATGATGGTGTCTTCGGTTGCGCCACCGATCAATTGTTCGATGTTCGTTCGCACCGTCACCCGGGCGCGGACTCGAAGCTCAATCCCGTTTCGCGTGATCGCGCTGAGGGTCGTCTTTCCGCTTCGCGAAGGATCAGGACAATCGATCACTTTGGGATAGACACTCGTTTGAACCGCATCAAGAACGTCACGGCCAGCCAAGTCGATCGCAGCAGCTTGATCAAAATCGAGTGGGATCTCTGCACGATGAGCCGCGATGATGGCGTGAATCACGTTCATCACATTCCCACCCGCCAAGTAGTGAGCTTCCAATCGTTTGGTGCTGATCCCATCTCGACGATTGATGCTCAACCCCGCTTGTGCCGACATCACCTTGGCTTGCACGATCACGTTGGGGTTGACTTTGGTGAAGTGCATTCGGATCAGGCTCACCAAGCTAACATCCGCCACCGACATGTAGGCCTGGAACCAGAGTTTGCCGTAGCGAATGAAAAAGAACCCGAGGACCGCCAGCAAGAAAAGGACGAATAGCGAACCGGCGAGCGTGACCACTTGCCACGGACTCGCCTGAGCCGTGACCAGCAGATTGGATTGGCCGTTGACGAGGAGGACGTGAAAAGCCAAGGCGGATGGCATCATCATGGCATGTTCGGGGAGAAAGGGTTAGCGATTTTTGTTCTCGATGCAACGCATTCCTGAGCATATGATCATAGGGTTTCCTAGCGGCGTTGCAAGTAACACAGATCACGTCATGATCGACGCGAGCGATTTCCCGCTGGCGGATTCGCACTCCGCTTGCTTCAAATCCGACAAGGCCCGCCAGGCAGGGTGGTTGTTGTTCGGCTGCGATTGGTGAGCAAGCGATAGAATTTCACCGAGATCAATCAAATCAGCGGGGCGAGCCAGCGTCAAGGCATCCCCCTCGCCCGCCCCCTTGGAAACACAACGCAGCAACTTGGCTTCGACCAACAGCGTCGACATCTCATGGACCACGCTGCCGCCCAGTCCGAGCCGATCCGCTAATTCCTGGAAATCAACGGCATCGCCGCTCGAAAACGCCTCGGCGACCTCGACCATGATGGGTAGCATCCAATCCGGATCGCCATGCAGCAGGCCCGATTCCTTCCAATCCTTCTGGCCAGGACGCCGCCCACGTAGTGTTTGTAGCGTATGAGTCAGGATCAATCCAAATAGGAAAATCCACCACGTCACATAGATCCAAAATAGAAACAACGGGATTAGGCCTAGCGATCCGTAAAGCGCGGAATAGGGAAGTGCTGTGGCAACGTAGATTTGAAAGATCAGCTTTGCCGCTTCCCACAAGATCGCGCCGATAAACGAGCCAATCATCGCCGCACGAACTGAAACGTGCGTGTTGGGCATGAGCGCATAGAGCAAAAACAGCAGCACCCAACTGGCAACGACCGACAAGCAATGGCTTAAGAACACTCGCACATCCGCTCCAATGCCAAATGTTGAAACCCACTCCACCGCCTGCCCCGAAAGATACAAACTGATCGCAAGCAATCCGCTGCCCAGTGTGATGATCGACCAATGAATCGCAACGCGAATGTGCAGGGGGCGATGCGTGGGAGCTTCAAAGATCAAGTTGAATATCGATTCGGTTGCATTCGCTAAGGCGATGGCCGCATAGATGAATAGCAGCAAACCGATCACTCCGATCGATGCAAAATCGAGGGAGGCAACTTTGGCCGTCGCTTCCCGCAAGGCACGGCGAATGCCAGCACGTGTTTGTTGCCGAGAGGCTTCCTCAACCGACGTTTTGTCGACTTCCTCGTTCGCCACGGTTACGGAATCGGTCGGCACCGATCCCGTGTCGGCTGGCAACGGTTGGGACGAGATGGGGCGGGATGCCTCGATGGTATCCATCGTCCCTTCCGACGCCGGTTCGCTACCGACTGAGTCGCCGGTGGCCAACTCCTGCACGATGGGATGGATAGGATGGGTGTATTGAACCGGAATGTCGGGAACGCCAAAGAAGGAATACAGTTCGTCTTCTACTTTTCTTTGGACGTCCTCCAAGCCGCCCACGATCCGAAACATCACCAACCCCAGCACGACAACGGGGATCAACGAGAAGATGGTTCGGTACGTGAGTTCGGCTGCCATGCCCTCCGCCCGATGCCGAATGAGCTGACGCCAACAATGCGCCGTCAACTCCCAGGCATAGCGAAGTTGGTGCTGGCGCCGACTCAACTCATCACGAGGTCGCCGGACCGCGTCGGAAACGTATTTGAAGAAATGTCGCAAACGAAAACCTCGCAATCGCAAACATCGAAAACGTAATCGTACAACGTCCGTTGTAGCAGGGGCTGTCTTGACGCACGGGCGCCCCGTGGGTGGAAAGTATTGAAACAGAGATTTCGCTTAGAGCGAAGACACACGGTTTGCCGTTCACGCCCGAGCAGTGGTGAAGTCAATTAGGCACGGCTATCCAAACGGGGGGGCAAGGAATCGGACGCCGCGACAAGCGTCGGTGTGGTGGGCGGTGGCATCGGTGCCGATTTGGATGCCTTGGACGACGGATGCGGAAACGAAAAAAACCCGCGAAACCTAGGTTTCGCGGGTTCTGGTTTGACGCCGATTGGCATTGGAAGTGACCCCTACGGGACTCGAACCCGTGTCGCCGCCGTGAAAGGGCGGTGTCCTAGACCGCTAGACGAAGGGGCCGTCTATTTTTGCTTCACATCCTGCTCGGAGCCCAACGATTTTGGTGTCGGCACTGCCTGGCTGTGAGGGACAGTTTTTAGCGAAGAAGTGCTGGTCTCGTCAAGGGTTCGCGTCACGAGGATCGTTGATCTGAGCAAAAAAAAACAGAACAACCCAACGCGTCGGGTTCGAGGGCCGCGATTTGCCGTGTTTTGAGGTCTCGTCCGGTTGCTTCCGAAAGATCACCGCGTCGTTCCTCAGGGAAGCAGCTGGAATCGATACAGCCGCAGCGAGTAGGCGTGAGCGAGCCCAAAAGAGATCAAGCACCCTTACAGAGAG is part of the Novipirellula artificiosorum genome and harbors:
- a CDS encoding YkgJ family cysteine cluster protein translates to MSQAALSTTIRRRRDFPKDANLCEHCSAKCCHYFALAIDEPVTRRDFDFIRWYLLHEHATVFVEGETWYLLVYTTCKHLQQDHRCGIYETRPQICRDYTTDECEFEDDWCYEKYFETPEQLDEYADALFGRQFPDPNTKKHDRLRSRRPTALPIA
- a CDS encoding formyltransferase family protein, which gives rise to MEVVITALGPDNSGLADPIIHHVTGRGARISEIQMYDHDEEQLFAMLCRIDVPDAELDKLTDAMRQIGEVTGLAIRVWSSERRAARPRLAVCGTFLEHTPRAILQAVRDGIIHAEVPVLISNRKKLAPLAREFGVDFEMIGDAQGAADDHKMVATLDRHDIDYVVLARYMRILPPSICWQFAGGRIINLHHGLLPGFPGFRPYHDAFNARMLTYGATCHFIIPELDAGNQTINQRTFSVAPGTRIEEVMRIGESENEPACLVEGVRRVVDREVYLHFHRVAARSKP
- a CDS encoding alpha/beta hydrolase family protein, which encodes MRDNRLQVVRKSYRVKFQGAMGDSLAGIIDRPDTTDPVPVVVLSHCFTCSKDLKAIVRVSRGLSERGIAVLRFDMTGIGGSRGDFSQTNFATNLEDLRAAIRFAAGELGPVTTLYGHSFGGAASLALAGSNHPDDAAEPVLSSLRSVISLGSPSDTWHLAVRLTKMNPRIDIDGMGEVTIGGVAWTIRKQMVDNYRQYDLASRISRIKLPTLLLHSPIDETVGFDHALRIMMLINQSQGEASTPCCSLLSLPGADHLLKNDPRDLDFVVRTSAAMVHRYSQMPERLR
- the floA gene encoding flotillin-like protein FloA (flotillin-like protein involved in membrane lipid rafts) — encoded protein: MMMPSALAFHVLLVNGQSNLLVTAQASPWQVVTLAGSLFVLFLLAVLGFFFIRYGKLWFQAYMSVADVSLVSLIRMHFTKVNPNVIVQAKVMSAQAGLSINRRDGISTKRLEAHYLAGGNVMNVIHAIIAAHRAEIPLDFDQAAAIDLAGRDVLDAVQTSVYPKVIDCPDPSRSGKTTLSAITRNGIELRVRARVTVRTNIEQLIGGATEDTIIARVGEAIISSIGSAEDHFKVLENPDLITRVVLSRGLDAQTAFEIVSIDIADIDVGENIGARLQSDQAEADTRVARAQAERRRAEAIAEEQQMKAKVAENRSQLVLAEAKVPMAMADAFRAGRITAPNQNLSDGS
- a CDS encoding YihY/virulence factor BrkB family protein translates to MRHFFKYVSDAVRRPRDELSRRQHQLRYAWELTAHCWRQLIRHRAEGMAAELTYRTIFSLIPVVVLGLVMFRIVGGLEDVQRKVEDELYSFFGVPDIPVQYTHPIHPIVQELATGDSVGSEPASEGTMDTIEASRPISSQPLPADTGSVPTDSVTVANEEVDKTSVEEASRQQTRAGIRRALREATAKVASLDFASIGVIGLLLFIYAAIALANATESIFNLIFEAPTHRPLHIRVAIHWSIITLGSGLLAISLYLSGQAVEWVSTFGIGADVRVFLSHCLSVVASWVLLFLLYALMPNTHVSVRAAMIGSFIGAILWEAAKLIFQIYVATALPYSALYGSLGLIPLFLFWIYVTWWIFLFGLILTHTLQTLRGRRPGQKDWKESGLLHGDPDWMLPIMVEVAEAFSSGDAVDFQELADRLGLGGSVVHEMSTLLVEAKLLRCVSKGAGEGDALTLARPADLIDLGEILSLAHQSQPNNNHPAWRALSDLKQAECESASGKSLASIMT